Genomic DNA from Brenneria izadpanahii:
GGCGATGGGCATGCTGCCTACTTACCAATCTATCGGCATCGCTGCTCCGTTATTGCTGTTGCTGATGCGCGTGCTGCAAGGCGCGGCGATTGGCGGCGAGGTGCCTGGCGCATGGGTGTTTGTGGCGGAACATGTTCCCCGTTCCCGCATCGGTTTTGCCTGCGGTATCTTGACCGCCGGCCTGACGGTGGGGATCTTGCTGGGATCGATGATTGCGACATTGCTGAACACCCTCTTTACCCCAGAGCAGTTGGCGGGCGGCGGCTGGCGTTTGCCGTTCTTCATCGGTGGGATCTTCGGTCTGGTGGCGATGTATCTGCGCCGCTGGCTACAGGAAACGCCCATCTTCATTGAAATGCAGGCCCATAAAAAACTGGCCTCGGAATTGCCGCTGAAATCCGTGGTCGTCAACCATAAGAGGGCGGTGGTGGTTTCCATGCTGCTGACCTGGATGTTGTCGGCCTGCATCGTGGTTGTAATCCTTATGGCGCCCACTTATTTACAAAAAGTACATGGCATCCCCGCCGCACTGGCGTTGCAGGCCAACTGCCTGGCTACGATCGCGTTGATGTTCGGCTGCGTCGCCGCCGGCCTGCTGATCGATCGTTTCGGCACCAGCAAGATTTTTATTTTCGGCAGCCTGCTACTGGCCGCGTGCAGTTGGTTTTTCTACAGTGTGGCGGCAAGCGACACGGAACTGCTGTTCGTCGGCTATGCGATTACCGGATTCAGCGTCGGGGTCGTCGGGGCCGTGCCTTACGTGATGGTGAGAGCTTTCCCGGCCGAAGTGCGTTTTTCCGGGATCTCCTTTTCCTATAATGTGGCTTACGCCATTTTCGGCGGGCTGACGCCGATTTTCGTCACCTTGATAATGAAGGTGACTCCGCTGGCGCCGGCCTGGTATGTGTTAACGTTGGCTGGCGTCGGGGTATTGCTGGGAATTTATTTGCACCGAGACTTGAATAGCGAGGAGACGCCGCAAATTATCGGCGAGGAGCGTTCTCGTTCAACCGTGGGCATTTAATGCATTTTCGGTTGCCGTCGATAAAACAGGCTCCGCCGGATTAGCGGGGCCTGTTTTCATATTCAGCTTACGCGGCGTTCGCCGATGGGCAGAACCTTGCGGCCTGATTGTTCGTTCAAGACTTCCGCCATCGCCAGATAAATTGCGCTTGCTCCGCAGATAATGCCTTCGAAGCCGGCAAAGGTCAGCAGCGTATGGTTGCCGGTAAAATTACCGACGGCCAGTAAAGCGAACAGTACGGTCAAACTGGCGAATACAAACTGTAATGCAAAGTTGGCCCGCAATGTTCCAAAGAACATAAACAGCGTAAAGATCCCCCACAGGCCGAGGAATACGCCCAGGAAACGGGCATCGCTGGCTTCCGCCAGACCCATTTTAGGCAGCATGATAATGCCGACTAAGGTTAACCAGAAAGCGCCGTAGGAGGTGAACGCGGTTACGCCGAAGGTATTTCCTTTCTTATATTCCAGTAAACCGGCCAGGATCTGGGCAATGCCTCCGTAAAAGATGCCCATGCTGAGAATAATGGAAGAGAGCGGGAAAAAGCCTGCGTTGTGCAGGTTTAATAAAATCGTCGTCATCCCGAAGCCCATCAGTCCCAACGGACCGGGATTCGCCAACTTGTTCGTGTGCATAAATCCTCTGCAATAACAGATTATTAATGTTTCCTTCCGCACTTGACGTTGGCGCAGTGATGGCGGCGACTTCAAGCACATTGAGGAAGGTGTTTGGTTAAGGTGCTATTGTCGCCATCACGCCGGGAATATCCCTTTTTGCGGCGAGCGCGGCATCATATCGGGCGTTTTGCAGGGATACAACAGAGCAAATCAACAATAGTTTGATCGAACAAGGGATAAAGCCCATTTTTTTTCATTGCCCCCCTTGATGATGAAATTGTTGACCCCATCTTATTTTCAACCAAAACAGTTTGACCGAATTAAAAAGGGTTATGTTGGCCGTTGACCTTGCTTAGCGCCGTTAAATTATGGGGCTAAATGAGAGGAAAACGATGTTGCGCAGTTGAAAAGCAGCATTCCGCCCACATAGTAGGTTGAACTACCACACCGAATATGACTTTTTAGTGGAGATGTTTAGATGGGTAAGATTATTGGTATCGACCTTGGTACAACCAACTCTTGTGTAGCGATCATGGAC
This window encodes:
- a CDS encoding MFS transporter; its protein translation is MRRDHQPHSRLNRQDYKTLSLAALGGALEFYDFIIFVFFAAVIGDLFFPADIPEWVRQVQTFGIFAAGYLARPLGGIVMAHFGDLVGRKKMFSLSILLMALPTLAMGMLPTYQSIGIAAPLLLLLMRVLQGAAIGGEVPGAWVFVAEHVPRSRIGFACGILTAGLTVGILLGSMIATLLNTLFTPEQLAGGGWRLPFFIGGIFGLVAMYLRRWLQETPIFIEMQAHKKLASELPLKSVVVNHKRAVVVSMLLTWMLSACIVVVILMAPTYLQKVHGIPAALALQANCLATIALMFGCVAAGLLIDRFGTSKIFIFGSLLLAACSWFFYSVAASDTELLFVGYAITGFSVGVVGAVPYVMVRAFPAEVRFSGISFSYNVAYAIFGGLTPIFVTLIMKVTPLAPAWYVLTLAGVGVLLGIYLHRDLNSEETPQIIGEERSRSTVGI
- the satP gene encoding acetate uptake transporter, which encodes MHTNKLANPGPLGLMGFGMTTILLNLHNAGFFPLSSIILSMGIFYGGIAQILAGLLEYKKGNTFGVTAFTSYGAFWLTLVGIIMLPKMGLAEASDARFLGVFLGLWGIFTLFMFFGTLRANFALQFVFASLTVLFALLAVGNFTGNHTLLTFAGFEGIICGASAIYLAMAEVLNEQSGRKVLPIGERRVS